The Phycisphaerae bacterium genome includes a window with the following:
- the bioA gene encoding adenosylmethionine--8-amino-7-oxononanoate transaminase, with translation MPAKSDSQNLPPDQKHQLTEWDRRCVWHPFTQHSLWNVAEPLIIVGGEGEYLLDADGNRYIDGHSSLWCNVHGHRRPEINGAIIKQLDRIAHSTQLGLASPPAIRLAKRLIDIAPPGLTKVFYSDDGSTSVEVAAKMAYGYWHHNGRPQRSRFIALRNAYHGDTIGAVSLGGIDLFHRVYSPMLFKTEFAPSPYCYRCPLGKCRDTCNLACADEIGRLLSEYRGQVAAVVVEPLIQCAAGMITAPQGHLRRVRELCDRHDVLLIADEVATGMGRTGRMFACEHENVAPDLMCVSKGLTGGYLPLAATLASERIYEAFLGPIDSGRTFYHGHTFTGNPLGCVAALANLDIFESDRTLEQLPPKIERLAEHLRRLADNPHVGDVRQCGMIAGIELVKDKSTREQYPYGMQVGAQVCAHARQYGVIIRPLADVIVIMPPLVISAENIDHLMNTVERCITEVVPRVQTGVGDGLE, from the coding sequence ATGCCCGCAAAGTCGGACTCTCAAAACCTGCCCCCCGACCAGAAGCATCAGTTGACCGAGTGGGACCGCCGCTGCGTCTGGCATCCGTTTACGCAGCACTCGCTGTGGAACGTCGCCGAGCCGCTGATCATCGTCGGCGGTGAGGGCGAATATCTGCTCGACGCCGACGGCAATCGTTACATCGACGGTCATTCCAGCCTGTGGTGCAACGTCCACGGACACCGCCGTCCCGAGATCAACGGCGCCATCATCAAGCAGTTGGATCGCATCGCTCATTCGACGCAGCTTGGCTTGGCCTCACCGCCGGCCATCCGTCTGGCAAAGCGCCTGATCGACATCGCTCCGCCGGGCTTGACCAAGGTCTTCTATTCCGACGACGGCTCCACCAGCGTCGAAGTCGCCGCGAAAATGGCCTACGGCTACTGGCACCACAACGGCCGGCCGCAGCGCAGCCGCTTCATCGCCCTGCGAAACGCCTACCACGGCGACACCATCGGAGCGGTCAGCCTCGGCGGCATCGACCTGTTCCATCGTGTTTATTCACCGATGCTGTTCAAGACCGAGTTTGCCCCCTCGCCCTATTGCTACCGCTGCCCTCTGGGCAAGTGCCGGGATACCTGCAATCTGGCCTGCGCCGACGAGATCGGTCGCTTGCTGAGCGAGTATCGGGGGCAGGTTGCGGCGGTGGTGGTTGAGCCGCTCATTCAGTGCGCAGCGGGGATGATCACTGCTCCCCAGGGTCACCTGCGGCGGGTTCGCGAGCTGTGCGACCGGCATGACGTGCTTCTGATCGCCGATGAGGTGGCGACCGGCATGGGCCGCACCGGGCGGATGTTCGCTTGTGAGCACGAGAACGTGGCGCCCGACCTGATGTGCGTTTCCAAGGGGCTTACGGGCGGCTACCTGCCGCTGGCAGCGACGCTGGCGAGCGAACGGATCTACGAGGCGTTCCTTGGGCCGATCGACAGCGGCCGGACCTTCTACCACGGCCATACCTTCACCGGCAACCCGCTCGGTTGCGTGGCCGCTTTGGCGAACCTCGATATCTTCGAGTCCGACCGGACGCTGGAACAACTGCCCCCCAAGATCGAGCGACTCGCCGAGCATCTCCGGCGGCTGGCCGACAACCCCCATGTCGGCGATGTGCGCCAATGTGGCATGATCGCGGGCATTGAGCTGGTCAAGGACAAGTCCACCCGCGAGCAGTATCCCTATGGCATGCAAGTCGGCGCTCAGGTGTGCGCCCACGCCCGCCAATACGGAGTCATCATCCGTCCGCTGGCTGATGTGATTGTCATCATGCCCCCGCTGGTCATCTCCGCCGAGAACATCGACCACCTGATGAATACCGTTGAGAGGTGCATCACGGAGGTCGTGCCTCGTGTTCAAACGGGCGTTGGCGACGGGTTGGAGTGA